The following are from one region of the Candidatus Kinetoplastibacterium crithidii genome:
- the dnaA gene encoding chromosomal replication initiator protein DnaA has translation MNNFWLTFIAQMEKDLPPQQINAWIKPLEPLSFNEAENILTILVPNRFKLDLVRKKFSNQIEKIAYEWFKKPIKIIFELPSSDRSKSFHESDPVSKDKNVNSDLNSIYLTGETTSVSQIDNNTLNTRNVSENVGIYYEKSKLNSILTFDNFVTGKANQLARAAALQVSENPGISYNPLFLYGGVGLGKTHLIHAVGNSMISDKYSVKVRYVHADQYVSDVVKAYQRKAFDEFKRYYHSLDLLLIDDIQFFSGKNRTQEEFFYAFEAMVAQHKQIIITSDTYPKELSGIDSRLISRFDSGLTVAIEPPELEMRVAILLRKASTENIPMPEEVAFFIAKHLRSNVRELEGALRKVLAYARFHGRDVLTVDVCKDALKDLLSVSNGQITVENIQKTVADFYKIKVADMYSKRRPANIAMPRQIAMYLAKELTQKSLPEIGDLFGGRDHTTVLHAVRKISEARIKQSDLNHTLHVLEQTLKG, from the coding sequence ATGAATAATTTTTGGTTGACATTTATTGCTCAAATGGAGAAGGATTTGCCTCCTCAACAAATAAATGCATGGATTAAACCATTAGAGCCACTTTCTTTTAATGAAGCAGAAAACATCTTGACTATTTTAGTCCCAAATAGGTTTAAGTTAGATTTAGTTAGGAAAAAATTTAGTAATCAAATAGAGAAAATTGCTTATGAATGGTTTAAGAAACCAATAAAAATTATATTTGAATTACCATCCAGTGATAGATCAAAATCTTTTCATGAAAGTGATCCTGTTTCTAAGGACAAAAATGTTAATAGTGATTTAAATAGCATTTATTTAACTGGAGAAACCACAAGTGTTTCACAAATTGATAACAATACATTAAACACAAGAAATGTTTCGGAAAATGTAGGAATTTATTATGAAAAATCAAAGTTAAATTCTATCCTTACATTTGATAATTTTGTTACTGGCAAGGCAAATCAATTAGCTAGAGCTGCCGCATTGCAGGTTTCTGAAAATCCTGGTATATCCTATAATCCTTTGTTTTTGTATGGAGGAGTTGGTCTAGGTAAGACCCATTTGATTCATGCTGTTGGTAATTCAATGATATCTGATAAATATAGTGTGAAAGTTAGATATGTACATGCCGACCAGTATGTTTCAGATGTTGTGAAGGCTTATCAAAGAAAGGCATTTGATGAATTTAAGCGATATTATCATTCCCTTGATTTGTTATTAATAGATGATATACAATTTTTTTCTGGAAAAAATAGGACTCAGGAAGAATTTTTCTATGCATTTGAGGCTATGGTAGCTCAGCATAAGCAGATTATTATCACGAGCGATACTTATCCAAAAGAACTGTCAGGAATAGATAGTAGATTAATTTCTAGATTTGATTCTGGATTAACTGTAGCAATAGAACCTCCTGAACTAGAAATGAGAGTAGCTATTCTTTTACGTAAGGCATCTACGGAAAATATTCCTATGCCAGAAGAAGTAGCTTTTTTTATTGCGAAACATCTTCGTAGTAATGTTCGTGAACTTGAGGGAGCATTAAGAAAAGTATTAGCATATGCACGTTTTCATGGTCGTGATGTATTAACTGTTGATGTTTGTAAAGATGCTCTTAAGGATTTATTATCCGTTTCTAACGGTCAAATTACAGTTGAAAATATTCAGAAGACAGTTGCAGATTTTTATAAAATTAAAGTTGCTGACATGTATTCTAAGAGAAGACCAGCTAATATTGCTATGCCTCGTCAAATTGCTATGTATCTTGCTAAAGAACTTACTCAAAAGAGTTTACCTGAAATAGGTGATTTGTTTGGAGGAAGAGATCATACTACAGTGTTACATGCTGTAAGGAAAATCTCAGAGGCTCGTATAAAACAATCTGACCTCAATCATACCTTACATGTTTTGGAACAAACCCTAAAGGGCTAG
- a CDS encoding DNA polymerase III subunit beta, with protein sequence MKFLQTNREHLIKTLSSIVGIVERRNTMPILSNVLMKKNSNNLSFITTDIDIQMTTYADFGVSGDDDKATTVGARKLLEILKALPEMSKVIIEMLPGKINVLSEKSRFTLQSLDANDFPVMYSDDSWDIFVKMSQVALKSLLNMVYFSMAQQDIRYYLNGMLLVFDNGKISAVATDGHRLSYNSILTNSFKGYKEVIIPRKTVLEIQKLLQENDEELSIAVSGMQIKFCFRDIELISKLVEGKFPDFVKVIPQDYTRHFEIDRDLFHGSLQRAAILTNDKFKGIRFQFALNSFKISSSNAEHEEAHEELDIDYPYEPFDVGFNVSYLLDVISNIKSDSLVLSVNPDSNSSILITLRGNDNFKYVVMPMRI encoded by the coding sequence ATGAAATTTTTACAAACAAATCGAGAACATTTAATAAAGACCCTATCTAGTATAGTTGGTATTGTTGAAAGACGAAATACTATGCCCATCTTATCTAATGTTCTTATGAAGAAAAATAGTAATAATTTATCATTTATTACTACAGATATAGATATACAAATGACAACTTATGCTGATTTTGGGGTATCTGGAGATGATGATAAAGCAACTACTGTTGGAGCTCGTAAGTTGCTAGAGATTTTAAAAGCTTTGCCTGAAATGAGCAAAGTCATTATTGAAATGCTTCCTGGAAAAATTAATGTTTTATCAGAGAAGAGTAGGTTTACTTTACAATCTTTGGATGCTAATGATTTTCCTGTTATGTATAGTGATGATAGTTGGGATATTTTTGTAAAGATGTCTCAGGTAGCATTAAAAAGTTTGTTAAATATGGTTTATTTTTCTATGGCTCAACAAGATATAAGATATTATCTTAATGGTATGTTGTTAGTTTTTGATAATGGTAAAATTAGTGCGGTGGCAACTGATGGACATAGACTTTCTTATAATTCTATATTGACAAATTCTTTTAAAGGTTACAAAGAAGTTATCATTCCTAGGAAAACAGTTTTAGAAATACAAAAATTGTTACAGGAAAATGATGAGGAACTGTCAATTGCTGTATCAGGTATGCAGATTAAATTTTGTTTCCGTGATATAGAACTTATATCAAAATTAGTAGAAGGTAAATTTCCAGATTTTGTAAAAGTAATACCCCAAGACTATACTAGACATTTTGAAATAGATAGAGATCTTTTTCATGGATCTTTACAGAGAGCTGCTATATTGACGAATGATAAATTTAAAGGGATTAGATTTCAATTTGCTTTAAATTCTTTCAAAATATCATCTTCTAATGCTGAACATGAAGAGGCTCATGAAGAGTTGGATATAGATTATCCATATGAACCTTTTGATGTCGGTTTTAATGTTAGTTATTTGCTAGATGTCATTTCTAATATTAAGTCAGATAGTTTGGTTTTATCAGTTAATCCTGATAGCAATTCTTCGATTTTGATTACTCTTCGTGGAAATGATAATTTTAAATATGTAGTTATGCCAATGCGTATTTAA